One Triplophysa rosa linkage group LG21, Trosa_1v2, whole genome shotgun sequence DNA segment encodes these proteins:
- the lmod3 gene encoding leiomodin-3, whose product MSVRADRKSEEESEEFDEDEILAGLSAEELRELQDEMDTIAPDDRMPVGLRQKDKVKDSNEPESEEEIDEDEILAGLSAEELKELQKEMEEIAPDVRVPVGMRQKDQTEKPPTGSFDHRSLVEYLYWEKESKRMMDEERVPATILPSQKKEQEELAAKEEDKVEEVEYAYEEIVEEVNGGQGDVGEEVIEEVLLEVEEEDKGSKEPVKVEFKANSPTVTSEDVVEPPKEFADPKVESKSDGSGCNETETKPNEEKKADCIPSAPSSYENWVPEKEERVISKLKIPKLALGGNSLAKKTARPSGNETNLDSTLTKIRKNNPSVTDVNLNNIENIPKEMLHDYVNALKKNRHVKSFSIANTGADENVAFALANMLRENKSIATLNIESNFITGKGIVAIIRCLQFNETLNELRFHNQRHMLGHHAEMEASRLLKANNTLLKMGYHFELPGPRMVVTNLLTRNLDRQRQQRMEEQKLQQMREQRKVMEMYENSLNLPPGVLEMLGGFIPMALLQDSQEDQMVPRGSPEPCEQPSPPQHLRIKQHPLPQQRSDTGNVLQEVHLKKTPIRRDPFLDLNYKDERKEGRANVQLRSVSKHRSTASERPGDEKANLKDMIKTLKPVPRRREPPKVDLTPRDHLLKEIKQSSVAYLKSVPLPKILESRETSLF is encoded by the exons ATGTCTGTTCGTGCCGATCGGAAGTCTGAAGAAGAATCTGAAGAATTTGATGAAGATGAGATTCTGGCTGGCCTGTCGGCCGAGGAGCTCAGAGAACTTCAGGATGAGATGGACACGATTGCTCCTGATGACAGGATGCCGGTAGGACTGAGACAGAAAGATAAAGTCAAAG ATTCTAATGAGCCAGAGTCAGAAGAAGAGATCGATGAGGATGAGATTCTGGCAGGCCTGTCGGCTGAGGAGCTCAAAGAGCTTCAAAAAGAGATGGAAGAGATCGCTCCTGATGTGAGAGTGCCGGTCGGAATGAGACAGAAGGACCAGACGGAAAAACCTCCCACTGGATCATTCGATCACAGATCACTGGTGGAATATCTGTACTGGGAGAAAGAATCCAAACGCATGATGGATGAGGAGAGAGTTCCCGCAACTATATTACCCAGCCAG AAGAAAGAACAAGAGGAACTTGCAGCTAAAGAAGAAGATAAAGTTGAAGAGGTGGAATATGCCTATGAGGAGATTGTGGAGGAGGTTAATGGAGGACAGGGAGATGTTGGGGAAGAGGTGATTGAAGAAGTGTTATTGGAAGTCGAGGAAGAGGACAAAGGAAGCAAAGAGCCTGTCAAGGTGGAGTTTAAGGCAAACAGCCCAACAGTGACGTCAGAAGATGTTGTAGAGCCACCTAAAGAGTTTGCTGATCCTAAAGTTGAATCAAAGTCGGACGGTTCAGGATGTAATGAGACCGAAACTAAACCAAATGAGGAAAAGAAAGCAGACTGCATCCCGTCGGCACCTTCGTCGTATGAGAACTGGGTTCCTGAGAAAGAGGAGAGGGTCATATCTAAGCTGAAGATCCCAAAACTTGCCCTGGGTGGAAACAGCCTCGCTAAAAAAACTGCGAGGCCTTCTGGGAATGAAACGAATTTGGATTCCACGTTGACTAAGATCCGCAAAAACAACCCTTCTGTCACCGACGTCAACCTCAACAACATCGAAAACATTCCCAAAGAAATGCTCCACGATTACGTCAACGCGCTCAAGAAGAACAGGCACGTTAAAAGTTTTAGTATTGCGAACACCGGGGCGGACGAAAACGTGGCCTTCGCCCTGGCAAACATGCTCAGAGAGAACAAAAGCATCGCCACGCTGAACATCGAATCGAACTTCATAACAGGAAAAGGCATCGTCGCAATAATACGTTGCCTTCAGTTCAACGAGACTCTTAACGAACTTCGCTTCCACAACCAAAGACACATGCTGGGTCACCACGCTGAGATGGAAGCGTCACGTCTCCTCAAAGCCAACAACACTCTCCTAAAGATGGGATACCACTTTGAGCTCCCGGGACCGCGGATGGTGGTCACCAACCTCCTCACGAGGAACTTGGACCGTCAGCGGCAGCAGAGAATGGAGGAGCAGAAACTCCAGCAGATGAGAGAACAACGAAAGGTCATGGAGATGTACGAGAACTCTTTGAACTTACCTCCAGGTGTGCTGGAAATGTTAGGAGGTTTCATACCAATGGCCCTACTGCAAGATTCTCAAGAAGACCAGATGGTTCCTCGAGGATCTCCGGAACCTTGTGAACAACCGAGTCCTCCTCAGCATCTCCGGATTAAACAGCATCCACTGCCACAACAGCGCTCAGACACGGGAAATGTCTTACAGGAAGTGCATCTGAAAAAAACTCCAATACGAAGGGATCCATTTCTGGATTTGAATTATAAGGATGAGAGAAAAGAGGGCAGGGCTAACGTACAGTTGAGGAGTGTTTCCAAACACAGAAGCACAGCGAGTGAAAGACCTGGGGATGAGAAAGCCAATCTTAAAGATATGATAAAGACTCTGAAGCCAGTCCCTCGAAGACGAGAGCCACCGAAAGTCGACTTAACCCCTCGGGATCACCTGCTCAAAGAGATAAAGCAGAGCAGCGTGGCCTATCTGAAATCG GTACCACTGCCAAAAATCCTGGAGTCGAGAGAAACAAGTCTATTCTGA